The Rosa rugosa chromosome 3, drRosRugo1.1, whole genome shotgun sequence sequence GCAACCTTGAGAGCCAAGAAGAATCTACTACGGTTGCCTATGAAAGCCAAAATGCATATGACAGACTCATCCatggtgttgggttcatgattgtgcCATCAGAATTTGCAGAGGATCAGGCCAATAGCTCACAAGTtcaattgtctaattttttctcgGGTCTTTTGTCTATCTATTCTTGTCctttattcaagaggaactcgagggcgagttctttcatagtggaggagaatgatgtaggacgagcaTGGGCCTGATTTAGCcggaaaactagaaaaataaagaagcggaGTGGAAttaagaagagtgattggaaaataggtaattcacgcataatgaggttactagccgctgcaatatccaagaaaatttggttttggacttttcaggtTTCTCATGCGAAAAGTCAGATAttaattgtgaatcagattgagATCAACTTTTGgtcagaatgtccgtttgagacgcatgatacatttccagaatgggaacgacgagatcttcaagactcactttagtgagccctaacagatttaggccaaaatatgtcgttttaaCAGAttaagactcactttagtgagaaAAGTTTGGTTCTCAGAAGAATCTGTCGTCATTGACATACAGCTACAAGCAAAGCATGCAATTGACGATCTGCCAAAGTTGAAAAATTGCAGTATTAAATTGTATATAGGGAAGCTGGCATCTTATTATAGGCTTTGAGGTTCCAGGTCAATTGGtgcatatatattttaatttttaaggaCCAACTTATATACAGTACATGTTTGTTgagaataaattttttttttttttgagaagaatttGAGAGAGGGAATATGAATAAATTGCATCAATTTTTGCCAGTATATTCCTCTAGCCTGTTGAAAATGCTAGCTAGCACTACTAGAATTAGTAGAATATATGCCCCGAGTTGCTTTCTATATGCTTCAAACTAATTTCCTTAAATGGTTAAATATTGCAATTGATGATGATGGATTATAGGTTCAGATCTCCCTATAATCGATGATCATATTCTTGATTGATTGGTTGATTGATAATGATAATTATCTAACTTGTAACCAAGGATAGTATTTGTGCCTTCAAACTAATGTTAGAGAAACCATCGGTACGGTTTTTAGTGTAGGTAAAACTCATTTTTATATACAATTAATGGGTCTTATTTGTATTTGAAATACACAATGTGGTCTTTAAATACCATTGTCAGGTAGCGGGTAGGTATGTAAGACCATCTTGGCATGAGTTTTCAtcatcttatataattaagctaaGGGtgaggctattgccaccctataattttctttgttcaccctacttgctcagtACAgtaccctacattttaatttcaattattagatttacttatCCAATCCATTTCTCTTTCTAGGAATATCCTCCATCATATGacatatcaaattaaaaaagaaattttgtttaacgaaaatttctcatttaatttatatcaattaAAAAGACGTCCTAaattatattaaagtttcctaataaaataataatttgatttacttccatttttttattttttccattcaatttcaatgttcgtttatttcaatccatattaaaaaattagtaagtgctactatgagcaatgaaaaaaagattgattttttttttcgtgttttaaattttttactttcggtgtttaTAAAGGTATtataaagattttgatgaagttaacattagtggttttgtgaattgaataatgaattaacgatgaggacgcagcaaaaagataaaaaagaaaattgtaataaattgaattttggatggagaagatgaagattaatgttatcagaagagaaattaagtagttttgtatttaattagttatgtatttagttttccttaaagatttaaattttagaaaattagtgtacttattagttattttgcatttgggtaatatagtctttcaataattcaaatatttgtagggtgaacaaagaaaatggtaggatggcaatagccgcacccttaagccaattcttgagggaatggttaaatttttgaactaccatatacgccctcacataatatagatattaataaacaaattatttctatatgaggataagatagtcaacagactatatcatatttgaaaaaattgcaatacctcccttgaaaaaaggagaagcttccccaaaatcaggagagaaaattgctgtaactatttaatttaaaaaataaaaatcaattgacatgtgcggagcacatgttaaggggctagttgaaattaattaaaaaaaaaaaatgtggtaTGTAAATgtaatatattcttatttttccAAAGTCTTTAACTAACAACATCATGTCATATAGTAAATAGTTTATAACATTCAATCTCGAAatttttaattaatattttaatTATTATACATTGGCTAAAAGAATTGCAACTTGGTCATTCTTAATGTTAATAACTTGTTGATGCATGTGAAATATGGCAGATGGCTTGCTATAAAAGGCAAGTTGGTGAGATCAGATGTTGTGCATGTTTGCTTTAGTTAACCATTTGGAGTACAACTACATTGAAACAACCATTCTGTTTCAAAGATTGACATGGAGAGGATTTTGGATCAGAAGCTTGTTTCAAGCTGGTTTGACGTTCATCAATCCGTGCCCGAAACATATGTTTTCCCACCCGAAAAACGACCCGGCAAGCTCAACGTTCCCCTATGCAAAAGCATTCCAGTAGTTGATCTCGGGAGCCATGATCGCCGTGACACCATTCAGCAGATTTTCAAAGCCAGCCAAGACTTCGGCTTTTTCCAGGTAATTCAAATTCATCACCTTCAGCGTCAGTTCTGTACTTTTTATATGATCTTCATGGCATATCAACAAGATAtgctaaacaaaaattacacgATCATCAGGTTATCAACCATGGAGTTTCGAATAAGTTAATCGATGATACAATGAGTGTTTTCAAGGAGTTCCATGAAATGCCCTCCAAAGACAAGGCAAGAGAATGCTCCAAGGATCCAAGTCGAGACTGCAAGCTCTACACAAGCAGTGAAAACTACGCAAATGAAGAAGTTCACTACTGGAGAGATGCATTGACTCACCCTGGTCATACTTCAGAAAAATACCTGCAATATTGGCCTCAAAAACCAACTCAGTACCGGTAAGTACATAACGAGATTATTGCTTACTAATCTTAATGAGAACATGAACTGAATCATGTGATTGATCGATGATACGCTTGATTTTGTGATGTACGTCTTTGCAGAGATGTTGTGAAGCGGTATTTGGAGGAGGCGAGGAACTTGGGTGCTGTGATTCTGGAGCTGCTTGCTGAAGGGTTGGGACTTAGCGCTGAGTTCTTCAATGGTGGGCTTAGTGATAGTCCGATGCTGTTGTCGAATCATTATCCGCCGTGTCCGGATCCTAGCTTAACCTTGGGGTTAACCAAACACCGGGATCCTACCCTCATAACCATTTTGCTTCAAGATACAGAAGGGCTTCAAGTTTTCAAAGATGGGAATTGGATTGGGGTTGAGCCTGTTTCTACAGCTTTTGTGGTCAACATAGGCTATGTACTCCAGGTTGGTATATAAGTATATAACTTAACCCGATTATTCGATCTTTGTACTAAATTGCCTATGAGTAATTAACTTAATCTGCATGGATTAATTGTAGATTATCAGCAACTCAGAGTTTAAAGGTGCAGAACACAGAGTGGTGACTAATTCAAGAGTCGCAAGGACAACCATTGCTTACTTGATTTATCCTTCTAATGAGAACCTTATAGAACCTGCAAAAGCTCTATGCAACCAAAATCCGCCACTCTACCGATCGTTGACATTCAAGGAGTTCCTTAAAAACTTTAAGGCAAACTTTAAATCTAAAATCGACAGTACTGAATTCAGTACTGTCGATTTCGAAGCAGTGTTGCAGACTATAAGCCTCTCAGGTAGCTAGTGTTGTAATAGGAACTTTTATGACTAGGTGATCCTTGCAAAATGAATTAAACTTGAAAAGTTTATACAGGAAACATATATTTACAGTTTCACTTTCACATCGTTGAgacgttgttttttttttttttttttttttgagaatattgaGACGTTGTTATCATATTTGTAAGTTGtaacgggaaaaaaaaaaagttgatatcATATTTGCTTTTAATCTCTTCTACAAACTAAGGATATGCAGAAAGCCAGAAATCAAATTATTACACACAAAAGTGTGCAGCTGTTCATACTGCATACAGAGATACACATCCCACCATGCTGACTTTccacagaaaaaaagaaagaaaagaaaatcaaagaatAATATATTCAATAGAAGGCCATTATTATAGAAAGGCCATCAACTATAATTATTGGTTACAACTTATAAAAAGCAACTTATTTTGAGCTAATCAAGCTAATCATTATAAAAATCTAATTGCTGTGCAGATAAGGACACGGGGAATCAATTACACAACCAGATAGAGAAAGAATTGGATTTAAAATGGTCGTAGACATGATAGTCTtgaatttaaaagaaagaacaaCATATCTGCTGCTTTGCCTACTTGATTAATACATATAGAGGATTGAATGCATTAATCAGATTTCAGAGACTTGAGAATTATTTAATATGATAAATAACGCAGGGGTCGAAAATTCAAACAATGAGGTTCAGTGCTATAGCCTAGCTTGCTATTGTTCTTGGCACATTTATAATACTAGCTAGGTTGTTGACTTGGAGTTGCAATGTTGCACACGAtttgtgatgtgaaggaaaggAAGAAACCATTAGTTTGACTAAAGAACTGTCACATGTAACTTTGATTATAGGTGCATATATAAACATTTTAAAATCAACATATTTAAGAGACAAGCATATAGTTGACAATGGCCTCTCCAAATCCATCAATCTAGCATAAGATAGCTACACAAAAGTCAAATTACAATAGTGTGCGAAAATTATACACAAAGATATGCAGATATgcaataaaagataaaaaatatcAACCAAATCGTTTATTTTCTTACCATTGACATAACATGGGATGAGTATGACAGTAACATATTGTGTTTTAGGAAGGTAGCATCAGTCGAAGTTTAATTGTCATAACATGTAAACTCAGTGCCCATTGAGAGAGCACTCTGCAGCAAGTACAATGTTCTGCCAAGGCTCTTTACCAGGATTTCTTTGTAAACAGACTGTTTAGTCTATTTAAACATTGCAGTGAATTAGTTATATAGATGATCATCACAGTTCACAATATAAAGAAAGGAACTCATGCTGAGGAAGACAATTTGATTATTTGATAGAACTTTCTTCATGATTaggaaataaacaaaaatattcCTCAATTCTAAAGCAATATACAATTATACATGAGCAGAAAAATGTGTTCTTCAAGATAATACAGTATAAGGGTAGAACAATGGCTTATTAAGATTCTTTCTTATAAAGACATCATTCCCCATCACCcgggaaacaaaaaaaacaaaaaaaatatagccAAAACATTATGAGAAAAACTGAAACCAGCAGCCATACCCCCTTACACTCCAAGGATGAAGTTAACCACTTCCTGCAATGTGCTTTCTTATCCAGTATATCAATTACACCGAGCATCTTTTAAATTAAGTCCGATC is a genomic window containing:
- the LOC133739991 gene encoding hyoscyamine 6-dioxygenase-like — encoded protein: MERILDQKLVSSWFDVHQSVPETYVFPPEKRPGKLNVPLCKSIPVVDLGSHDRRDTIQQIFKASQDFGFFQVINHGVSNKLIDDTMSVFKEFHEMPSKDKARECSKDPSRDCKLYTSSENYANEEVHYWRDALTHPGHTSEKYLQYWPQKPTQYRDVVKRYLEEARNLGAVILELLAEGLGLSAEFFNGGLSDSPMLLSNHYPPCPDPSLTLGLTKHRDPTLITILLQDTEGLQVFKDGNWIGVEPVSTAFVVNIGYVLQIISNSEFKGAEHRVVTNSRVARTTIAYLIYPSNENLIEPAKALCNQNPPLYRSLTFKEFLKNFKANFKSKIDSTEFSTVDFEAVLQTISLSGS